A stretch of the Bacillus licheniformis DSM 13 = ATCC 14580 genome encodes the following:
- a CDS encoding Fur family transcriptional regulator, translating into MEDEQLVPLLKKRGLRITAQRVLILKTIASLGGHPSAEDIHRELPYMSLPTIYSNLKLFVKLGILKELSHGDAKSKYELFTSQHYHVICKSCGKIADLDYPHLKEVEHAAAQLTNFKVNSHFLGIYGICTTCQEQQQR; encoded by the coding sequence GTGGAAGACGAGCAGCTCGTCCCTTTATTAAAAAAGCGGGGTTTACGAATTACAGCTCAGCGCGTCCTGATTTTAAAAACGATTGCTTCTTTGGGCGGCCATCCATCGGCGGAAGACATTCACCGGGAATTGCCGTACATGAGTCTCCCGACAATCTACAGCAACTTGAAACTATTTGTGAAGCTCGGCATTTTAAAAGAGCTGTCTCACGGAGACGCAAAAAGCAAATATGAACTGTTTACATCACAGCATTATCATGTCATTTGTAAATCATGCGGGAAGATCGCTGATCTGGACTATCCTCACCTCAAAGAGGTAGAGCATGCGGCAGCACAATTGACGAACTTTAAAGTGAACTCGCATTTTCTAGGAATCTATGGAATCTGTACAACATGCCAAGAACAGCAGCAGAGGTGA